The following are encoded in a window of Psilocybe cubensis strain MGC-MH-2018 chromosome 4, whole genome shotgun sequence genomic DNA:
- a CDS encoding Mediator of RNA polymerase II transcription subunit 10, protein MAPPTRQPQPAPDSPRSSLSPAPAGLQGDLEMELFALANALYNLGTTVINDSTKERDKPGGGKQVGLRVNDVVSHLSNLDEMAQHVSTRIPMQILADIDNSRNPMQLTKERLERAATENQFMNGKISAITSYRRLLDEAIVQSFPELESELNGQSSGTQ, encoded by the exons ATGGCACCCCCGACACGACAGCCACAGCCAGCACCCGATTCGCCCCGTTCCTCACTGTCTCCGGCTCCCGCAGGCTTGCAGGGAGATCTTGAAATGGAGCTGTTTGCGTTGGCAAACGCGCTCTACAACTTGGGAACTACGGTCATCAATGATTCTACCAAAGAACGTGATAAGCCGGGTGGTGGAAAACAGGTTGGACTCCGTGT AAACGATGTGGTGTCCCACCTCAGCAACTTGGATGAAATGGCCCAGCATGTTTCAACGAGAATTCCCATGCAGATTTTGGCTGACATTGATAATTCGCGAAATCCCATGCAACTGACCAAGGAAAGACTGGAGCGAGCGGCTACTGAGAATCAGTTCATGAATGGAAAAATCTCAGCGATCACG TCATACCGACGATTGCTGGACGAAGCAATTGTTCAAAGCTTCCCTGAACTGGAATCCGAGTTGAACGGACAATCCTCGGGCACTCAATAA